The nucleotide sequence CGGCAACAAGGAAAGTCGATAAAGAAGGCCTTATTACCACTGTGCAGGAAATTTTTGCCCAAGATTTGGCTGAAATGAAAGACCCTATTCACCAAGAGATCTGGAAGCTGATAGAAGACGATCTATCCTTTGTATTTGTTTACCCCAACGATACTTATGAAACCCTGGCCAGGCGCCATCGCCAAGATGTCGAGCAGCTGCGCGCCCTCAATAGCAATCAGCCCCTTATCCCAAAGCAAAAAATTAAGATAACCTATTCTTTATCCTCTCCCGATAAATTTGAGGAGCGCTTTAAAATAGCCATGCAGCTTTTTCCTAAGATGACTTGGCAGCAACAGCAGGCATTGAAAGAGCGGCTGCATCAAATGAGGGCTTATTTAAAAGCCTATCGCCAGCTTTGCCAGTTCAATCCAAATCCAAACAAGGTTTTAGAATGGTTGAAGATATTTATTGTAAGCTCTCTTTTCTCCAGCATTGATCGGCAAAACTATTTGGCATTCCTTGACACTAATTATTTAGCCTTCTTACAGCAGCCCATTATGTTAGAAGAATTCAAAGGATTGATTATAAAGGAGTGCAGGCCAACTTTATTCACATTAATGAAGGCCATGTATCGGCATTTAGCCGATACAGAGTTGCTGACCAGGCTATGGGCAGAAAATAAGCCCGACATCAAGCATTTGGACCTCGTCGGCCATTATAATTTTCCGCTAGAAACGATTATTCAAGATGTCCAGCAGACTTATCCTGTTCAAAGCCTAATTTATCGGCTTAGCAAAAAAGTGAACCAAACAATTTTAAAAGAAAAAAACCCCTATTTCTTCTTTGATTTTGAAGATGAAGAAATGAAATAAAGAGAAAAACTAACCGAAATCGGCCTCTATCAGTTCATTAAACTGATAGAGGGTTGCATAATCATTCAATTAGCTGCAGCGGTTATGTGCAGCATAGTCGTAGCGCACGCGATCCAAAAGCTCTTGATCAAGCGGGCAGGGTTGAATACCCCAAATCAACTCCGCATATTTATGAATCGAAAAATCAGTCGAGAATTTACCCATTCCGGCAATATTGTGGATGGCATACTCAGCCCAGCGCCGCGGTGTTTTATATAAAGCCTCGGCTTTAAGCTGGGTATCATAATAGCTTTGCAAATCTTTCAAAGTAAAATAGCGGTCGGGGGCCTCTCCGTAGTGCATTTCAATCAGCTTATGGTAAAGGTCGCTAAAGACTTGATGCTCCTCTTCCGTTTGGGCAAATGTGCGATCTCTCAATGTATCGACAGCCTGTTTAATTTTTGGATTACTCTCGTAAACATCTCTTGAACTATAAGCATTGGCCGCTTTCATCTGAGCAATTTGCTCAGCCGTACAGCCAAAAGAAAAAGGCCACCATTGAGGAGTAATTTCTTCTTCCATTTCAATATTGGCGCCATCCTTGGTCCCAATCGTCAGCGCTCCATTGATCGCCATTTTCATATTGCCCGTTCCAGAGGCTTCGGTTCCCGCTGTTGAAATCTGCTCGGATAAATCGGTCGCTGGAATGACAATTTCGGCTTTTGTCACATTGTAATTCTCTAAATAGACAATTTTTAACTGGTTTCCTACAGATACATCGCGATTCACTTTACGTGCAATGCAGCAAATTAAGCGAATGATATCTTTAGCCGTTTCATAACCGGCCGCTGCCTTGCCGCCAATGATGGCCGTGCGCTTGATCCTGTCATGATTGGGATTCTGTGCAATTTCTTGATAAAGCATGATCAAATGCAACGCATTCATCAGCTGCCGCTTATATTCATGAATGCGCTTGACTTGGACATCGAACATGGAATCGATTTCAATAAGCGGAGGAGGAGCAACAATGGTCCCTGTTTGATCGCGCAATTTATTGTCGCGGTTTAAAAACTCAATGCACCTCAACTTATTCTTGCGCTTAATCGCTAAAAATTCATCCTGCGAATCGGGATCGGCAGCAAAGCGCGCCAGCTCCCTGACTTTTAAAAAGTTTGTAATCCATTCATCGCCTATCCGCTTGGTGATAAACTTAGCCAGATCCGAGTTGCACTCAAGCAACCATCTTCTTTGTGTGACTCCATTGGTCACATTGACAAACTTATCAGGGAAAAGTTCATAAAAATCTTTGAACACGACATTCTTTAAAATTTCGGTATGCAATTTGGCAACGCCGTTGACGCGATGCGAACCTACAATGGCCAAATTGGCCATGCGGACTTTATTATTTTCGATAATGGACATGCGCCTGACACGTTCTTCATCTTGCGGGTAGCGTGCGCGAATGCTAGTACAAAAATCCTGATTGATGCGTTCAATGATGCGATATTGGCGGGGAAGAAGATAATACATTAACGTGCGATCCCACTGCTCCAGCGCTTCGCTTAGAATGGTATGGTTGGTATAGCCTGTGCAGGTTTGAGTGATTTCGAACGCCGTTTTCCAAGGCAAATCATGCTCTTTTGTCAATATCCGCATCAGTTCGGCAATGACAAGGGATGGATGGGTGTCGTTAATTTGAATGCGCACTTTCTCGGAAAATAGGCGGAAGTTGTTATATTGAACTAAATAGTGGCGCACAATGTCTTGAAGGGAGGCAGAGACCAATAAAAATTCCTGCTTAAGGCGGACGCGCTTTCCAATTTCGGTGTTATCGCTAGGATAAAGAACATCAGTCAATGTCGTATTCTCGGCCGCTTGGTCTAACCGTCCAGCATTATAGCGCTGCAATAAGAAATTGCGGGGCGAATCTTTAGTCGACCAAAGGCGGAGCGAAACAACGGAAAAATCGGCATTTTTGCTATAGCCCACAATGGGAATATCGTAAGGTAAAGCGCCTACTTCTTCGGCATCTTTGAGATCCATGATCTCATCGCCATGGATATTGTAGGATGTTTGCGGAGTTCCGCAAAATTTAACGTGGACGCGCCTATTGTCGCGGCGGAATTCCCATGGATTTTCATTGATCAGCCAGCAATCAGGCGCCTCCACTTGCATGCCATCCCATATCTGCTGCTCAAAAATTCCGTACTGATAGCGCAGGCCATAAGCTTGGGCCGGATAATGATGCGTAGCCAACGAATCTAATAGACAGGAAGCCAGCCTTCCCAAGCCCCCATTGCCCAAGCCGGGATCGTCTTCTCTCTGGATAATATCGCGAAAATTGCGGTTCATTTTTTGCATGACAATACGTACAACGTCTTTTGAACACAGATTCGTGATATTATTCATGAAAAGACGGCCGGGCAGGTATTCCATAGACAGATAATAGATCATGCGTACATTATTTTTCGCAACCGTACGGGCCGTCGCCAACCAATTGATCATCGTCTCTTCTCGAATCGCATAAGAGAGGGCACGATAAAATTCATCTGAATTGGCCTCATCGGCAGTTCTGCCAATCGTATTGATTAAATAGGATTTCACTCTTCTGATTAAATCTTCAGCTAAAAGCTCAATATTGACGGAATTCATGCCTTACCTCATAGACCATTCGAATAGATTGGAACAAACCAAGACTTTTTCATTATCCAAAATTTTAATTTAACATATATTATATTTAACTTCGAGAAAGGGATCGATTATTATGCGCCGATGGCATTGGTTTCAGTTTATTGCCCATGGAGTATTAGCTCTTTTTATGGGCATTATGCTTTATGTGGTCTATATCGCCTTTAATCGCCATTCAGGATCAACGGGTTTGGATATGGCGACAATCCAAAAGACTCGATATGAGGCTATTCCAGGCCCTCTTTCTACGCCCCCCTCACCTTCTTTATCCGATGAGTTATGACATTATTTTTTACGCTGCTGCCTCTCTACTTATTTGGAAATGTGCATTGCTTAGGCATGTGCGGGCCGCTTGTCATGATGCTCGGCCAGCACCGCTATCGCGCGTTTTATTTCATCGGACGCTTGCTGTCATTCAGTCTGGCCGGTTTGCTGGCCGGCGAGGCTGGCGCAGTCGTTCAGCTTTTCTTAAAGCATTATCATTTGGCCGAAACGATCAGCTTCCTATGCGGACTATTGATTATCTTATGGGGAGTTAGCCTGTTACTTAATTGGAAAACAGGCTTAATGCAGAAAATCATGC is from Candidatus Protochlamydia phocaeensis and encodes:
- a CDS encoding glycogen/starch/alpha-glucan phosphorylase, yielding MNSVNIELLAEDLIRRVKSYLINTIGRTADEANSDEFYRALSYAIREETMINWLATARTVAKNNVRMIYYLSMEYLPGRLFMNNITNLCSKDVVRIVMQKMNRNFRDIIQREDDPGLGNGGLGRLASCLLDSLATHHYPAQAYGLRYQYGIFEQQIWDGMQVEAPDCWLINENPWEFRRDNRRVHVKFCGTPQTSYNIHGDEIMDLKDAEEVGALPYDIPIVGYSKNADFSVVSLRLWSTKDSPRNFLLQRYNAGRLDQAAENTTLTDVLYPSDNTEIGKRVRLKQEFLLVSASLQDIVRHYLVQYNNFRLFSEKVRIQINDTHPSLVIAELMRILTKEHDLPWKTAFEITQTCTGYTNHTILSEALEQWDRTLMYYLLPRQYRIIERINQDFCTSIRARYPQDEERVRRMSIIENNKVRMANLAIVGSHRVNGVAKLHTEILKNVVFKDFYELFPDKFVNVTNGVTQRRWLLECNSDLAKFITKRIGDEWITNFLKVRELARFAADPDSQDEFLAIKRKNKLRCIEFLNRDNKLRDQTGTIVAPPPLIEIDSMFDVQVKRIHEYKRQLMNALHLIMLYQEIAQNPNHDRIKRTAIIGGKAAAGYETAKDIIRLICCIARKVNRDVSVGNQLKIVYLENYNVTKAEIVIPATDLSEQISTAGTEASGTGNMKMAINGALTIGTKDGANIEMEEEITPQWWPFSFGCTAEQIAQMKAANAYSSRDVYESNPKIKQAVDTLRDRTFAQTEEEHQVFSDLYHKLIEMHYGEAPDRYFTLKDLQSYYDTQLKAEALYKTPRRWAEYAIHNIAGMGKFSTDFSIHKYAELIWGIQPCPLDQELLDRVRYDYAAHNRCS